One genomic region from Terasakiella sp. SH-1 encodes:
- a CDS encoding UDP-glucuronic acid decarboxylase family protein — MRKRILVTGGAGFLGSHLCERLLKEGHDVICADNFFTGSKDNIRHLLDNPYFELMRHDITFPLYVEVDEIYNLACPASPIHYQHDPVATTKTSVHGAINVLGLAKRVGAKVFQASTSEVYGDPEIHPQPEEYRGNVNPIGPRACYDEGKRCAETLFFDYHRQHGVSIRVGRIFNTYGPRMHPNDGRVVSNFIMQSLRNEPITIYGDGLQTRSFCYCDDLIEGFIRLMAADDTLTGPINLGNPGEFTIKQLAEMVIDMTGSKSTLTFEDLPVDDPMQRKPIIDKAQKHLGWEPTIKLEDGLKKTIAYFEKMV, encoded by the coding sequence ATGCGTAAACGGATTTTGGTCACTGGTGGGGCTGGCTTTTTAGGCTCACATCTTTGCGAACGTTTGCTGAAAGAGGGTCATGACGTTATTTGCGCCGATAATTTCTTTACAGGCAGCAAAGACAACATCCGCCATTTGTTGGATAACCCCTATTTTGAACTGATGCGCCACGACATCACCTTCCCACTCTATGTGGAAGTGGATGAAATTTATAATCTGGCTTGTCCAGCCTCCCCCATCCATTATCAACATGACCCGGTTGCAACGACAAAAACCAGTGTTCATGGGGCCATTAACGTGTTGGGGCTGGCCAAACGTGTGGGGGCAAAAGTTTTTCAGGCATCTACCAGCGAAGTTTACGGTGATCCGGAAATTCATCCTCAACCGGAAGAATATCGCGGCAATGTGAACCCCATCGGGCCGCGTGCCTGTTATGACGAAGGCAAACGCTGCGCAGAAACCCTGTTTTTTGATTATCACCGCCAACATGGAGTCAGCATTCGTGTCGGGCGTATTTTCAATACCTATGGCCCACGCATGCACCCAAATGATGGTCGTGTTGTCTCCAACTTCATCATGCAATCCCTGCGCAACGAACCCATCACCATTTACGGGGATGGGTTACAAACACGTTCTTTCTGTTACTGTGATGATCTGATCGAAGGCTTTATTCGCCTGATGGCTGCTGATGACACCCTTACAGGCCCAATCAATTTAGGTAACCCGGGGGAATTCACCATCAAGCAACTGGCTGAAATGGTAATTGATATGACAGGGTCAAAATCCACCCTAACCTTTGAAGACCTGCCGGTCGATGACCCCATGCAGCGCAAGCCCATTATTGATAAGGCACAGAAACATCTGGGATGGGAACCCACCATCAAGCTGGAAGACGGTTTGAAAAAGACCATCGCCTATTTTGAAAAGATGGTGTGA
- a CDS encoding EAL domain-containing protein, whose product MVQKLTDAQIMQAVRADTNGPENKLLENLQILEKKPTGHCAIHIHLSKLQRTNKKPDYIRIAERAFDAITITHMSELFTLGNFDIVLTCPNNKVEEIDRALSSIRSMFKADPLIERRDISGEEAFSTWYDLEEDFPYFKEAVVTTVLAGKRQSLEFGAVSMDDDKLTPKNLDQLARSFRKLDARPLMRHQSAVQIGASGQGQLLFREYFVSIADLRKVVAPKIDLLADRWLFQYLTTILDQRVLHMLRSQSMDDLPKNISLNLNIQTIQSKDFQLFDHFVGEQAHRVIIELQPVDVFSNIFAYEAARDQLQARGYKVLIDSVQPLVMDYFDPSMLKADFYKIAWGDRLGGSATKEGLAEMRELIHSIGVEKVIISLVDSEEAIRFGLQLGVQRFQGFFVDRLVGAMTQKTASAVKGV is encoded by the coding sequence ATGGTGCAAAAACTAACGGATGCTCAGATCATGCAGGCGGTCCGGGCCGATACCAATGGGCCGGAAAACAAGCTGCTGGAAAATTTACAAATTCTGGAAAAAAAGCCGACAGGGCATTGTGCTATCCATATCCATCTGTCCAAATTACAGCGTACCAACAAGAAACCGGATTATATCCGGATTGCAGAACGCGCCTTTGATGCCATCACCATTACCCATATGTCGGAACTGTTTACGTTGGGTAATTTTGATATTGTTCTGACATGCCCCAACAATAAAGTGGAAGAAATTGATCGGGCCTTAAGTTCCATTCGTTCCATGTTTAAGGCTGATCCGCTTATTGAACGGCGTGATATCAGCGGAGAAGAAGCGTTTTCAACCTGGTATGATCTGGAAGAGGATTTCCCCTATTTTAAAGAGGCTGTTGTCACGACGGTTTTGGCAGGAAAGCGCCAGTCTCTGGAATTTGGTGCCGTTTCCATGGATGATGACAAGCTGACACCCAAAAACTTGGATCAACTGGCCCGTTCTTTTCGTAAACTGGATGCCCGCCCGTTGATGCGCCACCAGTCTGCGGTGCAGATCGGGGCAAGCGGGCAGGGGCAATTGTTGTTTCGCGAATATTTTGTTTCCATTGCGGATTTGCGCAAGGTGGTGGCCCCAAAAATCGACTTGTTGGCCGATCGTTGGTTGTTTCAATATTTAACAACAATTTTGGATCAGCGCGTCCTGCATATGTTACGCAGCCAGTCCATGGATGATTTGCCGAAAAATATCAGCTTGAATTTGAATATCCAAACCATCCAAAGCAAAGATTTTCAGCTGTTTGATCATTTTGTTGGGGAACAGGCCCATCGTGTGATTATTGAATTGCAGCCCGTAGATGTGTTTTCCAATATTTTTGCTTATGAAGCTGCGCGTGATCAGTTGCAGGCCCGTGGCTATAAAGTGTTGATCGACAGTGTACAGCCACTGGTTATGGATTATTTTGATCCGTCTATGCTCAAAGCAGATTTTTACAAGATCGCCTGGGGGGATCGTCTTGGCGGGTCAGCAACCAAGGAAGGCTTGGCTGAAATGCGTGAATTGATCCACAGTATCGGGGTTGAAAAGGTGATTATTTCACTGGTTGATAGTGAAGAGGCAATCCGTTTTGGCCTTCAACTGGGTGTTCAGCGTTTTCAAGGCTTCTTTGTTGATCGCCTTGTCGGGGCGATGACACAAAAAACCGCCTCTGCGGTCAAAGGGGTATAG
- a CDS encoding MBL fold metallo-hydrolase — translation MRVLFSFLALVLISKTAFALEVQKVTDDVYALIGEKKQRSASNLANNATFGVVLTKDGIVLMDPGGSFKGAQVIHETIKTITDKPVKIVVNTGGQDHRWLGNSYWKAQGAQIIASNAAVEDHKERESMHFTALRNFLGSGLDGTEAVYADTTFDDFHTFSLGGMSFEIHHKGQAHTPGDSFVWLKEKNTLFSGDIIYVERILGIGGMSHSGSWIEVFEALAEFNPKHIIPGHGHATTLEKAKADTHAYLLNIRNKMRAHIDDGHDIMTAPKIDQSAFSYLEQFSSLAGRNAQQVFTEMEWE, via the coding sequence ATGCGCGTTCTTTTTTCTTTTCTGGCTCTAGTGCTCATAAGCAAAACAGCCTTTGCCCTTGAAGTTCAAAAAGTCACCGATGATGTTTACGCCCTTATCGGGGAGAAAAAGCAACGTTCTGCCAGCAACCTTGCCAATAATGCGACCTTTGGCGTTGTCCTTACCAAAGACGGTATTGTGCTGATGGACCCCGGCGGCAGCTTTAAAGGGGCACAAGTCATTCATGAAACTATCAAGACCATCACCGACAAACCCGTTAAGATCGTGGTGAATACAGGGGGACAGGACCATCGCTGGCTCGGCAACAGCTATTGGAAAGCCCAAGGTGCCCAAATCATTGCCTCCAACGCCGCTGTGGAAGATCATAAAGAACGCGAATCCATGCATTTCACAGCATTGCGCAATTTCTTAGGCAGCGGTCTGGACGGTACCGAAGCCGTTTATGCGGACACGACTTTTGATGATTTCCACACATTCAGTCTGGGTGGCATGAGCTTTGAAATCCACCATAAAGGCCAGGCCCATACACCGGGCGATAGCTTTGTCTGGCTGAAAGAAAAAAACACCCTATTTAGCGGTGATATTATCTATGTTGAACGTATCCTTGGCATCGGCGGCATGTCCCATAGCGGATCATGGATTGAAGTTTTTGAAGCTTTGGCCGAATTCAATCCAAAACACATCATCCCCGGTCATGGTCATGCCACAACACTGGAAAAAGCCAAGGCCGATACCCATGCCTATTTGTTAAATATCCGTAATAAAATGCGGGCCCATATTGATGACGGCCATGACATCATGACAGCCCCCAAGATTGACCAGTCTGCCTTTAGCTATCTAGAGCAATTTTCTTCGCTGGCAGGACGCAACGCCCAGCAGGTCTTTACCGAGATGGAATGGGAGTAA
- the cbiB gene encoding adenosylcobinamide-phosphate synthase CbiB translates to MIGTDALISFETYDPLWLLLAALALDVYVGDMDRLFRIVKHPVVWIGDLISFLEKKLNRDSRSDLNRSIRGFVVVAFIVALCWVIGLAVAWLGQNYPFGWVLELFLTISLVAQRSLFMYVRRVGQALHKNGLSAGREAVSHIVGRDPDQLDEHGVARAAIESLAENFGDAVVAPVFWYVLFGFPGLLVYKAVNTMDSMIGHKSDRYKAFGFTAARLDDILNLIPARLAGVWICLGSLFIPTSSPWKSLKTMVRDARKHRSPNAGWPEGAMAGALDIALAGPRKYREGQVNDEWIGDGRARVVAKDIKRALQAYAVACILNAAFVAFIAII, encoded by the coding sequence ATGATTGGCACAGATGCCCTGATCTCCTTTGAAACCTATGACCCTTTGTGGCTGTTATTGGCTGCGCTGGCCCTTGATGTTTATGTTGGGGATATGGATCGGTTGTTTCGGATTGTTAAACATCCTGTGGTCTGGATTGGCGATTTGATTTCCTTTTTGGAAAAAAAGCTGAACCGGGACAGCCGTTCTGATCTTAACCGTTCTATTCGCGGCTTTGTCGTGGTGGCTTTTATTGTTGCCTTATGTTGGGTCATTGGGTTGGCTGTGGCCTGGCTGGGGCAGAATTATCCCTTTGGTTGGGTGCTGGAGCTGTTTTTGACCATTTCGTTGGTGGCCCAGCGTAGTTTGTTCATGTATGTGCGCCGGGTGGGGCAAGCTTTGCATAAAAATGGTTTATCTGCCGGGCGCGAAGCGGTGAGCCATATTGTCGGGCGGGACCCGGACCAGCTGGATGAACATGGGGTGGCGCGTGCGGCCATTGAATCTTTGGCGGAAAACTTCGGGGATGCGGTGGTTGCCCCGGTATTTTGGTATGTCTTGTTCGGCTTTCCCGGCTTGTTGGTCTATAAGGCGGTCAACACCATGGATTCCATGATTGGTCATAAGTCAGATCGCTATAAAGCCTTTGGTTTTACTGCCGCGCGCCTTGATGACATTTTAAACTTGATCCCTGCTCGATTGGCCGGGGTCTGGATTTGCCTGGGATCGCTCTTCATTCCAACGTCAAGCCCTTGGAAATCCTTAAAAACCATGGTGCGTGATGCGCGCAAACACCGTTCCCCTAATGCTGGCTGGCCGGAAGGGGCCATGGCCGGGGCGTTGGATATTGCCTTGGCTGGCCCGCGCAAATATCGTGAAGGTCAGGTCAATGACGAATGGATCGGTGATGGCCGTGCCCGTGTGGTGGCAAAAGATATCAAGCGTGCCTTACAAGCATATGCGGTTGCCTGTATCTTGAATGCGGCCTTTGTCGCCTTCATTGCGATTATTTAA
- a CDS encoding EAL domain-containing protein — MSAQNQESLFLDYIRRLEHHRQGREMVHFHLSKLRPFNRREHHIRVAADAFEGMVKELLGQIFVFDNADIIFVFKTEAMGQVEQAIDKVKFLFGDDPLLSEEEINGKGFSTWYDVQGDYETIVNMARKQVENQNNAQKSGSRTQDVKAALMAKQDSGERMTPRILDRVVEALKVADLTNMVRRQYVCSVDGPQMIPTQQFSELFISINDLRETLLPGVNLTSSPWLFQHLTETLDRRVLSLLSRTEDRDITGDISINLNVATLLSADFMRFDENVIAAMRGNIVLELQQLDIFSDLNAYLFAREFVKERGYRICIDGVNYKTLPFIDRERLEADMIKLIWSPDIVNGGHDLTDRVIRQIMLTGADRIIMSRCDTEESIEFGRDNGIKMFQGRHVEALIAEESRRKNMRTLKKRAEAHDKAAAARKKSLNRRERD; from the coding sequence ATGAGTGCACAAAATCAGGAAAGCCTCTTTTTAGATTATATCCGCCGCTTAGAACACCATCGCCAAGGCCGTGAAATGGTGCATTTTCACCTGTCTAAACTGCGCCCTTTTAACCGTCGTGAACATCATATCCGCGTGGCAGCGGATGCTTTTGAAGGGATGGTCAAGGAACTGCTGGGTCAGATTTTTGTTTTTGATAATGCGGATATTATTTTCGTTTTTAAAACCGAAGCCATGGGGCAGGTGGAACAAGCCATTGATAAGGTGAAATTCCTCTTTGGCGATGACCCGCTGTTATCAGAAGAAGAAATCAACGGAAAAGGTTTCAGCACCTGGTATGATGTGCAAGGCGATTATGAAACCATCGTCAATATGGCGCGCAAACAGGTAGAAAACCAAAATAACGCGCAAAAAAGTGGTAGTCGCACTCAGGATGTCAAGGCAGCACTGATGGCCAAGCAGGATAGTGGGGAACGTATGACCCCGCGTATTCTGGACCGGGTGGTCGAAGCACTGAAGGTTGCGGATTTGACCAATATGGTGCGTCGTCAATATGTCTGTTCGGTCGATGGCCCGCAGATGATCCCGACGCAACAATTTAGCGAGCTGTTTATCTCAATCAACGATTTGCGTGAAACCTTGCTGCCCGGTGTGAATTTGACGTCATCACCCTGGCTCTTCCAGCATTTGACCGAAACACTGGACCGCCGGGTGCTGTCTTTGCTTTCCCGCACGGAAGATCGCGATATTACAGGTGATATCAGCATTAATCTGAATGTGGCGACGCTTTTATCGGCTGATTTTATGCGGTTTGATGAAAATGTGATTGCAGCCATGCGCGGCAACATTGTTTTGGAATTGCAACAACTCGATATTTTTAGCGATCTCAATGCCTATCTGTTTGCCCGTGAGTTTGTCAAAGAACGTGGTTATCGCATCTGTATTGACGGGGTGAATTATAAGACCTTGCCTTTTATTGATCGTGAACGCCTTGAGGCCGATATGATCAAGCTGATCTGGTCGCCGGATATTGTCAATGGCGGGCATGACTTGACTGACCGGGTGATCCGCCAGATTATGCTGACGGGGGCTGACCGGATCATTATGTCGCGTTGTGATACAGAAGAATCCATTGAATTTGGTCGTGATAACGGTATTAAAATGTTTCAGGGGCGCCATGTGGAAGCTCTGATCGCTGAAGAATCCCGACGTAAAAACATGCGAACCTTGAAAAAACGTGCCGAAGCCCATGACAAGGCGGCTGCAGCGCGTAAAAAATCACTGAACCGACGGGAACGGGATTAA
- the rfaE1 gene encoding D-glycero-beta-D-manno-heptose-7-phosphate kinase translates to MSEHAHLIDLIQSAADVEILCVGDIMLDRFIYGSVERISPEAPIPVLKIDREDAMLGGAGNVVRNLLSLGAQARFCGVVGEDEAGRNVGSLLNEDDNCCANLLLDTNRPTSVKTRFMASNQQMLRADSENTAPLDQSQQDDLLLDVAESLGTARVMVLSDYGKGVLDGETPTHLINLAKKAGIAVIVDPKGTDYSKYRGATLVTPNRKELCEASRMKCDDDASIVAAARHIIESCGIENVLATRSQDGMTLVTNKGEVVHLPTEAREVFDVSGAGDTVVASLALALAQKASLSDGAKLANIAAGIVVAKIGTASVYSEELIEALHHQDLSQAEAKIIQKETAKDRIQRWQAQGKTVGFTNGCFDLLHPGHISLLKQSANQCDKLIVGLNSDASVKRLKGDERPLQSEMARATVLSSLACVDMVVIFDEDTPLELLSCLLPDVLVKGADYTIDQVVGAELIQQNGGCVFLAQLEDGFSTTNTVNKMKST, encoded by the coding sequence ATGTCCGAACATGCCCATCTCATTGATTTGATTCAATCCGCCGCCGATGTCGAAATCCTGTGTGTCGGTGATATTATGCTGGATCGTTTCATCTACGGTTCTGTTGAGCGTATTTCACCAGAAGCCCCTATCCCCGTGCTGAAAATTGATCGTGAAGACGCCATGCTGGGCGGGGCGGGAAATGTAGTGCGCAATCTCCTGAGCCTTGGGGCACAAGCGCGTTTTTGTGGTGTTGTTGGTGAAGATGAAGCTGGGCGAAATGTTGGTAGTCTGCTCAATGAAGATGACAATTGCTGTGCCAACCTGTTGCTTGATACAAACCGCCCAACTTCTGTCAAAACCCGTTTCATGGCCTCTAATCAGCAGATGCTGCGCGCAGATAGCGAAAATACAGCCCCGCTTGATCAAAGCCAACAAGACGATTTGCTCTTGGATGTCGCTGAAAGCCTGGGGACAGCCCGCGTCATGGTCCTCTCAGATTATGGTAAAGGGGTATTAGACGGCGAAACCCCAACCCATTTGATCAATCTGGCAAAAAAAGCCGGCATTGCGGTCATTGTTGATCCAAAGGGCACAGATTATTCCAAATATCGCGGCGCCACACTCGTAACCCCAAACCGTAAAGAACTGTGTGAAGCCAGCCGCATGAAATGTGACGATGATGCCTCTATCGTGGCCGCAGCGCGCCATATTATTGAAAGCTGTGGCATTGAAAATGTGCTGGCGACCCGCTCCCAGGACGGAATGACACTTGTCACCAATAAAGGAGAAGTCGTGCACTTGCCAACCGAAGCACGCGAAGTCTTTGATGTATCCGGTGCCGGTGATACCGTGGTGGCAAGCCTTGCGCTAGCTCTGGCCCAAAAAGCCTCTTTAAGTGACGGGGCCAAACTTGCCAATATCGCTGCGGGCATTGTCGTGGCAAAGATTGGCACCGCCAGTGTTTATAGTGAAGAATTGATCGAAGCCCTGCATCATCAGGACCTGTCACAAGCCGAAGCCAAAATCATTCAGAAAGAAACCGCCAAAGACCGCATCCAGCGCTGGCAGGCTCAGGGGAAAACCGTTGGATTTACGAATGGTTGTTTTGATTTGCTTCATCCCGGTCACATTTCGCTTCTCAAACAATCGGCTAATCAGTGCGACAAACTCATCGTTGGGCTTAATAGCGATGCTTCTGTCAAACGCTTGAAAGGGGATGAGCGCCCCTTGCAAAGCGAAATGGCACGTGCCACGGTACTGTCTTCACTAGCCTGTGTCGATATGGTGGTGATTTTTGATGAAGACACACCGTTGGAACTTCTCTCCTGCCTGCTGCCAGACGTTCTGGTGAAAGGGGCTGATTACACCATTGATCAAGTGGTCGGGGCTGAGCTAATCCAGCAAAATGGTGGTTGTGTCTTCCTTGCCCAACTCGAAGATGGTTTTTCAACGACCAATACGGTCAATAAGATGAAATCCACCTAA
- a CDS encoding D-sedoheptulose 7-phosphate isomerase, whose translation MEFECKALNAMDLKALFESELDRHETALNQTRQQLATPFTQWVELAISCLKQDGKIIFFGNGGSASDAQHLATELTVRYVKNRQALAALALTTDTSSLTAIGNDFGFEYLFSRQIEALCRPNDLVIGISTSGTSPNVIKALKAAQKIGAKTVGMGGRSGGDLPALCDISLIVPHEETARIQEMHITLGHAFCQALENEFGN comes from the coding sequence TTGGAATTCGAATGCAAAGCACTTAATGCCATGGATTTAAAAGCCCTTTTTGAGAGCGAACTGGACCGCCACGAAACGGCCCTGAACCAGACACGTCAACAGCTTGCCACACCCTTTACCCAATGGGTTGAACTGGCTATTTCCTGCCTGAAACAAGATGGGAAAATCATTTTCTTTGGCAATGGCGGCAGTGCTTCAGATGCCCAGCATCTCGCAACAGAACTAACTGTGCGCTATGTTAAAAACAGACAGGCACTGGCTGCTTTGGCATTAACAACAGATACCTCTTCCCTGACCGCCATTGGAAATGATTTTGGCTTTGAATATCTTTTTTCCCGTCAAATCGAAGCCCTGTGTCGCCCCAATGATCTGGTCATTGGCATTTCCACATCAGGCACCAGCCCCAATGTTATCAAAGCCTTAAAGGCTGCTCAAAAGATCGGGGCGAAAACAGTTGGCATGGGCGGGCGAAGCGGGGGTGATTTACCAGCTTTGTGCGATATCAGCCTGATTGTCCCCCATGAAGAAACCGCACGCATTCAGGAAATGCATATCACACTGGGCCATGCCTTTTGTCAGGCCCTTGAGAATGAATTTGGAAATTAG
- a CDS encoding DUF523 domain-containing protein encodes MEKILISACLYGEVVRYDGRQKRLNHPYIQRWQEEGRLVAICPEVAGGLPVPRSPCEYDMQTGHVLTKEGQDFTAAFQAGAQAVLHLAQTHHIRFALLKERSPSCGSNEIYDGHFSGRTIKGQGISAALLQENGIQVYSEETLEALNTDLKAAE; translated from the coding sequence GTGGAAAAAATCCTCATCAGTGCCTGCCTTTATGGGGAGGTCGTGCGCTATGATGGGCGGCAAAAGCGTCTGAACCATCCCTATATTCAGCGTTGGCAGGAAGAAGGCCGTCTGGTTGCCATTTGCCCGGAAGTGGCGGGCGGCTTGCCTGTGCCACGTTCCCCTTGTGAATATGATATGCAGACTGGACATGTGTTGACCAAAGAAGGTCAGGATTTTACAGCTGCTTTTCAGGCTGGGGCGCAAGCTGTCTTGCATTTGGCCCAAACCCATCATATCCGTTTTGCCCTGTTGAAAGAACGCAGCCCCTCTTGTGGGAGCAATGAGATTTATGACGGTCATTTTTCAGGCCGGACCATAAAAGGGCAGGGGATAAGCGCTGCCTTGTTGCAAGAAAATGGAATTCAGGTATATAGCGAGGAAACCCTTGAAGCCCTGAATACAGATTTGAAAGCAGCCGAGTAA
- the cobO gene encoding cob(I)yrinic acid a,c-diamide adenosyltransferase — translation MSEEDLERHASKMAKKKAARDRMMEKKVDEKGLVIVHTGKGKGKSSSAFGMALRCVGHGFKVGVIQFIKGAWDTAERKVFEGFPDLVTFKAMGEGFTWETQDKERDIAAAQKAWAAAKEMIESGEYRMVILDEINVAMRYDYINEDEVIECLNNRPELVHVVLTGRHASEKLLDVAELATEMTLVKHPFRSGIKAQPGVEF, via the coding sequence ATGTCCGAAGAAGACCTGGAACGCCACGCCAGTAAAATGGCGAAAAAGAAAGCCGCCCGTGACCGTATGATGGAAAAAAAGGTTGATGAAAAAGGGCTTGTGATTGTTCATACCGGTAAAGGTAAGGGCAAGTCGTCTTCTGCCTTTGGTATGGCGTTGCGCTGTGTCGGGCATGGTTTCAAAGTTGGGGTCATCCAGTTTATCAAAGGGGCCTGGGATACGGCAGAGCGCAAGGTCTTTGAAGGTTTTCCCGATCTTGTCACCTTTAAGGCGATGGGTGAAGGCTTTACCTGGGAAACACAGGATAAAGAGCGTGATATCGCTGCGGCTCAAAAAGCCTGGGCAGCAGCCAAAGAGATGATTGAAAGCGGGGAATATCGCATGGTGATCCTGGATGAGATCAATGTGGCTATGCGTTATGACTATATCAATGAGGATGAGGTCATTGAGTGCCTGAACAATCGTCCGGAACTGGTCCATGTGGTGCTGACCGGGCGTCATGCTTCTGAAAAGTTGCTGGATGTGGCGGAACTGGCAACAGAAATGACTTTGGTAAAACACCCCTTCAGAAGCGGGATCAAGGCCCAGCCGGGTGTTGAATTTTAG
- a CDS encoding lipid-binding SYLF domain-containing protein, with protein sequence MKRFLAAICACMTLLSFSKAEAVEQDAIQILLEAEATARHVIGSKQYKELDEAFKNAVGVVIIPRLLKGGFILGAEYGNAVLLAKRQDGTWSYPAFYTIGGGSVGFQIGLKDSQMILVIRTHVGMEAILQDQFKAGAEAGVVVGMFGGSVEGAATTAMGADIVAFSLDRGLFGGGAIEGSVFAKRDDFNQTLYGQPVTPRQIVLENMVSDPAADNLRSTLSALEMQ encoded by the coding sequence ATGAAACGCTTTTTGGCTGCAATTTGTGCCTGTATGACGCTCTTGTCTTTTTCCAAGGCAGAAGCAGTTGAACAAGATGCCATCCAGATTTTGTTGGAGGCCGAAGCCACAGCACGTCATGTCATTGGCTCTAAACAATATAAAGAGCTGGACGAGGCTTTTAAAAATGCAGTCGGTGTGGTGATCATTCCCCGTTTGCTCAAAGGCGGCTTTATCCTTGGGGCGGAATATGGCAATGCGGTCTTATTGGCAAAAAGACAGGATGGCACATGGAGCTATCCGGCCTTTTATACCATTGGGGGCGGTAGTGTCGGTTTTCAAATTGGCTTAAAAGACAGCCAGATGATTTTGGTGATTCGCACCCATGTGGGGATGGAAGCCATTTTGCAAGATCAGTTTAAGGCCGGAGCCGAAGCTGGTGTTGTTGTTGGTATGTTTGGCGGCAGTGTTGAAGGTGCGGCTACAACAGCCATGGGGGCTGATATCGTGGCCTTTTCTTTGGACCGGGGCCTGTTTGGCGGTGGGGCGATTGAGGGCTCTGTGTTTGCCAAACGGGATGATTTTAATCAGACTCTTTATGGACAACCTGTAACCCCGCGCCAGATTGTTCTGGAAAATATGGTCAGCGATCCAGCAGCTGATAATTTGCGTTCCACCTTATCTGCGCTGGAAATGCAATAA